A window of the Thalassophryne amazonica chromosome 11, fThaAma1.1, whole genome shotgun sequence genome harbors these coding sequences:
- the LOC117520220 gene encoding calnexin-like, with protein MASGCVLLCIMLVSSVTGVLAAAQPGFIESLLLAANQRPWLWGVYVFTVGLPIILFISFMWPDKRFGPPDQPYYYITSEDDRQVDPESSQRTESPNIKGQADRGRRRGTHGKSD; from the exons ATGGCGAGCGGATGTGTGTTACTGTGCATCATGTTGGTGTCCAGTGTGACAGGCGTACTTGCTGCAGCTCAG CCTGGTTTCATAGAGAGCCTCCTGTTGGCCGCTAATCAGCGTCCTTGGCTGTGGGGTGTTTACGTATTCACTGTCGGACTTCCCATCATTCTCTTCATTAGCTTCATGTGGCCTGATaag AGGTTTGGTCCTCCTGATCAGCCGTATTACTACATAACATCTGAAGATGATCGGCAGGTCGACCCTGAATCCTCTCAAAGGACAGAATCACCAAATATCAAAG GGCAGGCTGACAGAGGGAGGCGGAGAGGAACCCACGGGAAGTCTGACTAG